Proteins encoded by one window of Phytohabitans houttuyneae:
- a CDS encoding S1C family serine protease: MAPPPVVRPVSGAAVSGAPAAPKPRRAGFVLAAVAVVFTLALGVVAIVQARQISDLRGDLASARADADRVQASDDQRLDSLEGQVNQLGEQAGRVFDPQAVAAAVLPSVFRITAGTLTGTAFAIGSPSSGSSRLLTAYHVVREVWGSGSNRVELERDGETYSATVTDVDQANDVAVLSAPFELAGLATATEPVKSGQQIVVIGAPLGLTDSVTVGVVSALRKGEGGAGDLIQFDASINPGNSGGPVVNTAKQVVGIASLKAKDSEGIGLATPIQVACTKFRVC, translated from the coding sequence ATGGCGCCGCCGCCCGTGGTGCGGCCGGTGTCCGGCGCCGCGGTATCGGGTGCGCCGGCGGCGCCCAAGCCGCGCCGGGCCGGCTTCGTGCTCGCCGCGGTGGCGGTCGTGTTCACGCTCGCTCTCGGCGTGGTCGCGATCGTCCAGGCCCGCCAGATCAGCGACCTGCGCGGCGACCTTGCCTCGGCCCGTGCTGACGCAGACCGTGTGCAGGCAAGTGACGACCAGCGGCTCGACAGCCTGGAGGGCCAGGTCAACCAGCTCGGTGAGCAGGCCGGCCGGGTCTTCGACCCCCAGGCGGTGGCGGCGGCCGTGCTGCCCAGCGTCTTCCGCATCACCGCCGGCACGCTGACCGGCACCGCGTTCGCGATCGGCAGTCCCAGCTCGGGCAGCAGCCGGCTGCTGACGGCGTACCACGTGGTGCGGGAGGTCTGGGGCAGCGGCTCCAACCGGGTGGAGCTCGAGCGCGACGGCGAGACCTACTCTGCGACGGTGACCGATGTCGACCAGGCCAACGACGTCGCCGTGCTCTCGGCGCCGTTCGAGCTCGCCGGCCTCGCGACAGCCACCGAGCCGGTCAAGTCCGGGCAGCAGATCGTGGTGATCGGCGCGCCGCTGGGGCTGACCGACAGCGTGACGGTCGGCGTGGTGAGCGCGCTGCGCAAGGGCGAGGGCGGCGCCGGAGACCTCATCCAGTTCGACGCCTCGATCAACCCTGGCAACTCCGGCGGCCCGGTGGTCAACACGGCCAAACAGGTGGTGGGCATCGCCAGCCTCAAGGCCAAGGATTCCGAAGGGATCGGGTTGGCCACCCCGATCCAGGTCGCCTGCACGAAGTTTCGGGTCTGCTGA
- a CDS encoding response regulator produces the protein MVIRVLLADDEAMIRAGVKAILAADPEIDVVAEAGDGREAVDLTLAHRPQVALLDIRMPRLDGLAAAAEIHRVAPETAVVMLTTFGEDDYIARALGEGASGFLLKSGDPRELITGVRAVAGGAAYLSPRVAHRVISELRDGRMTRGAAARTRTDALTDRERDVLALVGAGLSNAEIAKRLFLVEGTVKSYVSAILTRLGVRNRVQAAIIAYEAGLVASEQ, from the coding sequence CTGGTGATCCGCGTGCTGCTCGCTGACGACGAAGCCATGATCCGTGCCGGCGTGAAGGCGATCCTCGCCGCCGACCCCGAGATCGACGTCGTGGCCGAGGCGGGCGACGGCCGGGAGGCGGTCGACCTCACGCTCGCCCACCGCCCGCAGGTCGCGCTGCTGGACATCCGCATGCCGCGCCTCGACGGCCTCGCCGCGGCTGCCGAGATCCACCGTGTCGCGCCGGAGACGGCGGTGGTCATGCTGACCACGTTCGGCGAGGACGACTACATCGCCCGCGCGCTCGGCGAAGGCGCAAGCGGGTTTCTGCTGAAGTCCGGCGACCCGCGCGAGCTGATCACGGGCGTGCGCGCGGTGGCCGGCGGCGCCGCGTACCTCTCGCCGCGCGTGGCCCACCGCGTGATCAGCGAGCTGCGCGACGGCCGCATGACCCGCGGCGCCGCCGCCCGCACCCGCACCGACGCGCTGACCGACCGGGAGCGCGACGTGCTGGCGCTGGTCGGCGCGGGACTGTCCAATGCGGAGATCGCGAAGCGCCTCTTCCTCGTGGAGGGCACCGTCAAGAGCTACGTGAGCGCAATCCTGACCCGGCTCGGGGTACGCAACCGCGTGCAGGCGGCCATCATCGCCTACGAGGCAGGCCTCGTCGCATCAGAGCAGTGA